The Pyrus communis chromosome 12, drPyrComm1.1, whole genome shotgun sequence genomic sequence AGACTTGTACCAGAAAGAAAAGCTACAAGTTCGGTTGACAAGcgaaatttaaagaaaattacgATACAACATCAAACCACAGTAACGAGAGcacaaaaagataaatttaACAACCAACAGTGCCACACACAGAAGCTTCTGTTTTGAGCAGTTGAGCATCGACAATGTATACGTTTGGCAACGACGAAGATCATTTTCAGTTTATATCTAATGCATTGAAGACCAATAGGGGCACCAAAGATTGTGTATGGGAACCACGGTATGTTTTCTAACTGTTAGAATATCTACAAAGCGGAAACAAGACCATTTCCGCCCATGACAAATTCAAGGAACAAACAGCTTGAAGAACTCATTTATCTTTCAAGATTACAACTGACACATCAACGGGGAGGGGGTCGGAGACCATGAACAACATCAAATAACTCACTTACCGCCCATCCTCCAGAAGCACACAAGCTTAGACAATGACCTCGTGCGAGTTCGTTTACCAAATGCCGATCCTCAAAGCACTGGAAAATGAAGAGAGTGAAATATAAATATCTTAGGTTTGACAACAAAATCATTAATGAAATAGTTAAACACAACacaaattttcaattctttCCAGAGGACAAGATGCGAAAAACCTAGTTCTTTTACATGGTTCAATTTCTCTTTCACCGGATCTGTTTTCTGGAGTCTTCCTGTTTCTATTTCCCTTGAATACACATGAGAAAACACTGTATAACAATGCATTAACGttatttttcacaattttcCCCAACGAAAACACGCAGACATCACTTTCTTTATTAATGTTATGAGACTAGATCAACCTATGTTACAAAGGACAGTTAAAAAGCATGTTGTACATTCATAAGTTCTGAAGCTGTACGACAAAATGAGAAAGATGATTGCAGAGAAACTCCCGGCTATGAAATCCTAAAACATTTCTTGATCCCTCAAACCAGGTTACCAGAGCTTGCATACGGGAGAGAGAACTACATAATAGAAGACTTACAAGCTTTCATGAGTCGCCAAACTCTTCCATTAGAGACGCCTATTTCCACGAAGACTGTCTATAGCCGTCCCAACCCCCCTCGGGCTCCTTCCTTTTAAAGGTGCCACCTTGCATCTGGAACATCCTTGCTTGGTCCTCAGCCAGGGCTTGTGAACTGACAACAGACAGTTGCCGCAGGACAAGAGGTGATGTCACATCTCTCCCGTCTAAGTCTGGGCCTCCAGGCCCTGCATTGAGATCAAGGCCTTGTCTTCCCCATTTCTTACTGCTTTCCCCGCTACTGTTATTGCTACCATCAGGAAGATTAACAACATAAGGCCTTGGGTAACTGGACGAAACCACACCAGTGGGTCCTAACAACTGGGAACGAACAGCAGGAAAGAGCCTCCCGGCAGATGATGAATCAAGATATGTTGCTGAACTGCCCTGAAAAGCAGCCGAGGGCAGAGGAAAATTGTTTCCAAAAGGAAAAACTGGATACGGAAAAGAAGTAGAAGGATAGGTCATTGCTGGGGAAGATGAAAACACCGGCGCCCTGTACATATCAGGATTGAAAGGGTTGCTACCACTTGGGGGACCCAACATCCTCTGTGGTCCACCAGTTGCAACAATTGGAAATGGTTGCTCTCCATGATCTGACATAATTGAAGGAATTGCGACTGCAGAATACGTACTGCCTGAAGGAAACCATGATGAGAAATTCCCTACGTCTGTATTGTTCATCCTAAAACCAGAAACAGGTGGTTGAGATGGCACACTACTCCTGCTATGCTGACTAAACACTGCCGGTTCAGCACACAACTCATCAACAACAGGTCCgttattcaaatcaaaatcccTACAAAGACTAACTTCTCCATTGACAGGTCCACTTGATTTTATTGATAGGAATTGGTTATCCATTCGGCGACTATTGCTCAATGGATAATTACACTTTTCAGAAGCCTCATCAACTTGATTCAAGTCAAGGTCAAGACCTCCAGAGCTGCGAACGGGTGCAATACTCATCGATTGATCACCTGCAAaagttttattgtttattgtgtCAGCAAGAGAACATGTCTCTTGAGCAGAACTTTGACAAGCCATATCCTCAAGAATTCTTTCATCAGGTACATTCAAGTCAATGTCTAAAGCTGGGCGTCCTTTCTTGCTCGGTGTAGGTTCGGGAACTGAAATACTTGTACCCAATGGAATTTCTTGAACTTTTCTGGGTTCAGCTGGCCGGAATGCGCTTGTAGCTGCTGATCCCCTCCAACCAACCTCCCCCCCTTTACTCTTCAACAGGTCCTCTGGTGGAACACAAGGCCCCTTTGCTGCAGCAGGAACTGTAACTGAAGCAGGAAGGCCACTAGATACAGAAGAAACAGCAAAAGGAACCGGGCTAATCAACCGATGAGCTGTTGAACATCCAGGTGCTGTCAAGTTATTTGGCTCTCCATATTTCCCATCATCGGCATTAAAGCCTTCATTCAAATCAAACTCCACTTTTGCATCCACATCTGCTGCCCCTGCAGCAGACACAGAAGAAGCATCTGCAGTTGTAGATGTACATTCCTCAGCTTCTTCATCTTCCATGTTGGTTAACTTAGATCTCTTAGGCCTCAAATACTCCTCTACTTCTTGCATGGGAATATCAGGTGAAACATTGGTAATACCAGGTTCAACAACTTGATCATTAGCTTCTTTACTTTTCATATTCTCCTCTACATGTTCACCGGTGTTATCAGTAGCAGCAGAATTAGAGCCACCTAGAGCTCGACCCTCAGGAGTTGTAAGATCattattttctgttttcaaaGTGGCAGGACCATTACTTTCTGAATCAATTCGGTGATTTTCAGCCTGATTACAATAACTCCGGCCATCcttttcatcatctttttcAGCCTTCAGTTCACTGACATTTTCTGAGATCAAACCCTTATGAAAACCAGAAGAAAGTAGCACTTCTTTGCAGGTTCCTTTCCCTAACTCAGAATGCCTCTTTAAACTAGATGGTTTCTCCTCCGTATGAACACTCCCTTCATGACTTGAAGTTTCTATCTTACCATCAACATCAAACTCTGGGTGCAAGGAAGATTCTTCAATGGCTTCTTTCCCCACTACTACCCTCGAACTAACATCACTGACCTTATTTTCTGAACTGCCATCAGCACTCGCTCCACCAACCACATTTTTGTCTTGAAGGGGTAATCCTTCACCGCCCATAATTTTCTCAACTGTACTAGGAGGGGAAGCAGTAAAAGGAGCTAACTTAACTTCCATAGATTTTTCTTGGCTTTCTGGGGTGGGTTCTGCAGGCTGATGAAAATTTCTACTGGAGGAGCATAGATTTCCAGTGTCCTCTGCTACAGAAGACTGTTCAGGAGGCAGGGAGGAAGAAGATTTGACAACCCCATTCTTCGCCCCATAAGTAGTGGATGCAACACCATGCTTCTCATATTCATCATCAGGGCCATCAATAGACAGACTTTCATCTCGAGCAAGCTCATCAACAGGAGGTGATTTGACTCTAGAATCAGTGGCTTTGCAGAGATGCTCAGATACTGGGGTAGACCTTTGAGGTGAATCAGTTGGAGATTCAGATTTAGACATCTCTCCAGCAACACTAGCAAGCAGATTCATACCAAGCTCATCTCCAGCTGACAAAGAGGCATTACCTTCAGAATACTTCACACAGCTTTCAATTAATGCATGTATAGAGCTGAAGGAAGCATCCTGCAAGTTCCCTGACTTTTCATTCCCAGATGACGAGGAAGCAGCTTTTGGGACTTCTGCAATCTTCTTATGATTGTCACCAGGCCTACAATGCTCTTCATCAGTAACAGCAGCTGGGGACCCATTTCCCTCATCCGATCCAGTCAATACATCTTTGAAATCATTACTTTGCCATGACTCGTTGTTCACATCTGCGGCAACGGTGGCTCGATAAGCATCAACCTTTTGCATGGGAGAAGCAGCTCTGCAAATAGTATTTAAAGGATCTTCAGACGAACCTCCACTGCCACTTTGTACAGGACTGCGACCACGATTTGGAATCTTAACAATCAACTTGGGTCCATTTCCCTCAGCAGAAGGTCCATCCAGTACATTTTCACTCGTCAATTCAGGCTGTGATGATTTTTCTGGAGCTGGATTCTTGTGCAAAGACGACCTTCTGCTTGACACGGTTTCTCTTTGAACTCCAGAGACAGTGGGTCCTGGGAAGCCATTTGCTGATTTCCTAGGTCGGGAAGAGCCACCCGATACTTTCACATTCATTGAACCAGCAGTAGAGCTCCTCGCATCCTCTTTCCCAAACATACCTCCAGTTCTTGCATGATCATTCGAACACGACTGACTGTTGTTGTGAGATTGACTAGAACTGCTACTTTTCTCATCCCTCGGAGTTGTCGAGGGAAGATCAACTGTGACGCCAACAGCAACAATTCGAGGCAGTCCATCTTTTAAGTTAGAACTTGCTGACACTGGTGAGGGAACTGATTTCAAAGATCCCAGGGATACTGAAGCAGATTTGGTACTATCTCCAAGGACAGGCTTAACTGAAGCAGATTTGGATGCAGAAAGCTGTGTGACTGAGCTCTTCACGGCAACATCAGCAGATCCACCAGAATGTCTGTTTCCACCATGAGAAACTTCTGGGAGGCGTGGTCTTGCAGACCAGGAGACAGCCGCATTTAAATTGGACTTTGCATCCATTTCAGCTTCAACTCGTTTCTTCCATGTATCAACTAAGCTTCTTGCTTTCTTTTGTATTTCCAAGTTCTTATGCATCCGTAAGTGATTTACAGACTTTCCAATGTTACACATTTGCAGAGCATTAAGATTAACAGGCAGCTTATCCAGCGCCCGAAGTAAAACCAAGAGAAACTCCTCTATAGATTTGTCACTATCTTTGGGTCCATTCCCATCACCTGCCTTCCCTTTATGTCCAACCTCTTGGATCCATTCATCGAATACTGGCACACCCTTGACCACAAATTGACTAAGGCAATCAAATTTATCTGTGGCTGCTATGACACTAGCAAGCATTAACCGGCCAGCCAAGTCTACTTTTTTCTCATTTTCATCCGGCAACATGAGCTGCAGCAATTTCTTAACCCCTTCAGAATCTAAAAGCCCTCCTTTTTCTGTTATTTTGGCAATTTCAGATTTTAAAGTGCTTTCCTGTCTAAAATTGCCAGAATCCCCATCATCCATTTTCATAGTGCGTTCTCGTTTGACAAGTTCAGATTTGAAAGTGCTTTCCTGTCTAAAGCTGCCAGAATCCCCATCATCCATTTTCATAGTGCGTTCTCGTTTGACAGGTTCAGATTTTATAGTGCTTTCCTGTCTAAAGCTGCCAGAATCCCCATCATCCATTTTCATAGTGCGTTCTCGTTTGACAGGTTCAGATTTTATAGTGCTTTCCTGTCTAAAGCTGCCAGAATCCCCATCATCCATTTTCATAGCGCGTTCTCGTTTGACAGGTTCAGAACCTTGATCGCCCCGCTCCCTTTTTTTCCCCTTCACTAGAGAGGAAAAAGATGAGGCACTATTCTGGACACCATCTGACTCAACTTTTACCTGTGATGCTGCCGTTGGACCATTCATTGGTTTCGGGGATCGGCCACCAGACTGCACAGTTGCATGCATTTCTACTCGAGTTTTGTACAACAATTGATCTACCTCCTCTTGTCGCTCCTGTCAAAAGAAATGATATCAACTACCCTGAATGTTTAGACATATGAGCACAATACAGAAAATGGAAAATTATCCAAAACTCACATTCACATAGTCCTGATCAGTTAGCCACCATAGACAATTATTTGTGATGTCGTAAACACGCCGGCACACAAAAGATGAAGTCCCTGACGGAAGATCAACACCTTTAGGAAGGAACGCGACTTTACACGGATGAAGTAACGATGCGGCAGGAATCTCATCCTTATGAAaggaataaaaaatttcattcagcGCAGCATCCAACAGGATGCCTTTGCCAAGCTTTATTTCAGCAGGTCGATAAAGCCAATTAACACCTAATTTTAACTTGTTCTCTCTGCCTGTAGTCACACAACGAATTATTCCAATGAAGGGTGGAGAATCCTGGGGTGGTTTGAAAAGAGCACAATCGCCAACACTGATCTTACGTCCGTCCTACAAAAACGAAGTTGTTCAGAGGAGCATTATGCTGGTTAGCATGGGCATTtggagaaaacaaaaaattgcaaaacatcTTGAAAAATCAGCATACACCACAAATAATGTGCATGACAAAATGAAGTTCAGAACTTTAGAGGAGCATTATGATGACGATTCCCAAGAATAACACCATGCCCAAGCAGCACTTCCATTCTCAGGTCCCCTTAAAGAGGAAGCTTTCTCACAACTAATCTACAGGTATGACAGACTTTCGTTGAAAGTCCATTTCAAATGCAAAATTATAGAACGAAAATGGAAATACCCCCAAGCAAAGAATGCTTTGCTGTACCTTCTAGAGAAGAGTCATTAAAATAACAAcagcaagaaaaataaagaactaTCATTGAAAAATTTAAGACTACGTAATCATTTAACAATAAAGGAAAAACTCTCGAGCAGATTCATTGCATCTATCACTCATCGTAACTTATTTATCTAAATGAATGATAtcccaaacaaataattaaaatgctacatacaaaacagaaagttaTCCAATTTACATACAGAGCAGAGAATTATCCCAAACAATGTCATACTCATCAATATTCTGCACCTCATGGTCACTGTCCAAGAACCAATGACCGGGAATGACCCAACGACGAAAAATCACCCCTCATTATAAAGAAGGGATCTTAACTGAACCCTTAAAAAGTATCACTCTTCCAATTTTGAAACCAAATTGACATTCTTCCCAAAACCGATTGACACAATACGGCACCCCACAAAATAATTCCCACTCACGATATTACAAACCCCCTCTCCAATGATAGAGATCCCTCACAACTACAAATCACACCAAAAATACGACAACGAATCCAACTGTTCACCTTCCCTTTTACGGTCCTCTCCCCAATCTCAAAAACCGGTTTCATTTGGTAATTTTCATATCTAACATGTTGCAACTCTCTCATTTATCTATCCCCAAGTCAACAACACATCCATCTTTACACAAAATTCAATCCATAACATTGTTTTCTATATCAAACAAGCAAAATACGAAGCAATTCACAGAACCCCACTTCACTTTTCCACTGATAACATAACACCCACCATACCACACAAAAATCACACACCCATTATCCAAAAACCCGAAAAGCAAATAAAACGCGAACCCGACCCAAAAATCAACAGATCATAGAAACCAGCAGAGAAGCCAAACCTTGAAAAACGAATTGGGCGAAgacgaggatgatgaagaagaacCATCGGCCACGGATACACGCGTGGGTACTGTCAACATGTGCCAACTCCGTTTCCTCTCCTCACCTCCCCTCCCATGCATAGCCTTGCATTTTCCCCACTCACAGCCGCGATCCCGCCTTCAATTCCAACAACTACCATCAATCTCGCCCCTCAATTCCCACCAAAATCCATCCTTTTCCACGCCTCTCCGCCCGTCCGCCGTCCGCGAATCCCCGGATCGACCGCTTCCCCTGAAATGAAACCCTAATTTTGCCCCCAAACGCAGCGAAACTCCGAATTCCGAATCCAATTGAGACGATTATAGATTACACACAACAAGTCCCGATCTAATTGAAGCTCAGATCCAACGATAAGTCCCAATTTCGAGCCGCCTTTCGATCTACAGTAGAGAgagaagttagagagagaacGTCGAAGAGAAGGAACCAGAAAGCAAAAGGCAGAGGTGTACTTGGGTACTTGGTAGCGAGGGCAAAGCTGCAGGGTCTCGGGCAGGTGGGCAGGCGGGCAGATCGGGCAGACCGGGCAGGGTGAAGTGTAGCGTCACCCGCGGGTGGTTTGAAAAAAACAATGTGCCCCCTAATATTTTAAGATAAAGAAATTATTATATGTGACTGGACTGGATTCACTTGCAGGACTGAGAACTGTGGCTAGGATTTTGTGTTTGACCGTTTTGTCCCCGTTtgacttttgatttttttgggaTTTCCAGGGGCATCTGCTGGTCATTGATTACTCTGTGACTACAAAAGTGATGAACTTTTTTGGATTTTGCttctataaaaaataatgttacagacatcaatttttttagacaagttcattaatttaaatattttaattaaaaattaatttagttATAAACAATCCTGTTACATGGTTTACAAAGTTAGTTTCAATTGATGGCTTTCTTCGTAgtatcttaaaaaataaataaataaataaatattttaattaaaaattaatttagttATAAACAATCATGTTACATGGTTTACAAAGTTAGTTTCAATTGATGGCTTTCTTCGTAGtatcttaaaataaaaaataaaaaaaagggacagtatttttattttgaagagCAGCAAAAATAGAACGAATTTATTCTCATTTTTTGCTCAATAATACATTGTtgagtaaaaaaattataatacacTAATGAAGCGAAGTGGCAAATGTCAATGAACTCATTTTATTGAGGTCTCCCAGTATCTTGACAGAAATTGCGTGTGAGAGGGACAGAGATTTACTTCGAATCTCTCTGTCTCGAACACAAAGAACGGATAATGCAGATCACTCAAATTGAATTCAACGGTCTACACTAACACATTTTGATGGCCCACCTCACACGGACCAAGAGCTCTTCTTTCACAAAAACTAAGAACTCGAATTTTCTGGTCTTTAGACTCTGGACACTAAGGTTCGGAAAGAATCTAGTTTGTGTGAGAGGATAGTAGTTGGGTTGGATGGGTGAGGTCAAGCCGTTAAGGTGTCAAGGGAGGAGAAAATGGTAATTTGGGTTGGGGGGTGGGGAGTTAGTAAAAGCAATTCAAACGCGAGGGAGAGTAGAGTATGATGTAGAAGTTAAGGTTGTCTTGGGTTTTTCCAGCACTCATTACTAAAAGCAAGGCGGGAAGTGGTGGCTGATGTGAATGTTTCTGTCTCTGCCATGAAaagttttaattgttttttatttttacttatttacttattttatttttttggggaaTTCTGAGCTTGTTGCTTACGTAAGCATCACACCCCCTGCTCTCTCTGTCTATATAAATCCAACGTGATCCTTTCGAATTCTTTTGATGAGAATCTTAGAGATTTGTAAATCATGTTTATTTATCGTATTTCGGACGATTAGTTTTTGTCAAAtgttatttatgtttaattttaaataaaaatatttaaaatgatttataaccGTACAATATACGACAAACGAATACGATTCACGAATCTTTCGATCTTCACAGCGAGGATCCGGATTCTATATAAACTATGTGTTCTTTGTACCTATCTGCCTTTTTGGGtttcataaataaacaaatatgtttttattttatttttcgggACGTTGGAACATGATCATGTTGTTATATTACAAGTAATGTTTTGAAAAACGTTAGGTGCTATTGAGCGACAGGTTGGGGCTTAGTGCCTAAATGGGCAGTTAGGCAGGCATATAGGCAGCTGATTTAAGtatatctattatatttcgtgtaaataagtgtctacttatacttaaaatatatataatttcatcataaactacaaaatagaatgacgtatatattatgaagtattgaaacataataaaaatatggAGAACAATGATATATTGTGTGTTCATTTACATATGCAACAAATCTCTTACActttattgaaagaaaaaaatgcaaaaggaaagttatctgctttctatctaagtgagttgtgatctaggcgggtgcctaggcaggTCAAGGCGGGCTAACCGGTCGCCTCAACAATTTTAGGCGCCCTTTAACACCTAGGCATTAATCATGACGGTGGCCAGCTGCCTAACGCCTAGGCAAGGATTTGTTTAACAGTGATTAAAAAGTGGttggatacttgaaaaaaaaaatccaaccatttatattataacacttggtGTACTAGATTGTGTTCCTGGCacactggaaaaaaaaaattcaaatccaaaggAGAAAATCTTTTtagattatattttataaatcacTGTGACTGATAGTTAATGTCTGATGGTTAGTCACTAGCACAAGAGGTTAAAGTGGCTCCTTTTGTGAGAGTGGTCTGATCACATTTTTGAAGTTTCTCTAAAACTCTAACTCTATTTCTTCGCATCATGAAGCACAAGCAAGTATTGTCTTCCTTCCTTAGTTTAGGCACCTTGTGGGTATCAAGTCATGGCCAAACTATACATTATATATCATAAGGATTTGTTAACAAGCGTTAACATGTGGAAAAATATAGATGGTTGGAGAAACAAGCACATTTTAAAGCAATTCGAATGCAATTCGAATAAATAGTATTGATCATTTGCATCTCAAAACGCAAAAGACAAACCATCATAGATTCAACAACAGATTACACGTTGCTCCTAAGCTCACAATATCGAATCACTATTAGTTCTAGTCTACAAGGAGAAAAAGAAGGCAGCATTCGCAATGACCCGGCATATCCAATGCACGCTGACTCTGGAGATCCACAAGGTGGAAGTTATCACAGAGCATTTATCATCCTCTTCATCTCAGCAGACCTCCTGGGATCTGGTTCTACGATCGCTCTCTCGGTGAGAACGTGCTTGATACGGCACATCGACTTCCTCACCTGAATTTCACAATGACATTAGTAAcgagagaagaaaaaggaactTGACTGCAGCAACAAAATGAATTCTATATGATTGTACAAATTATAGTTCCCTTCCTTTTATTTCCTATTCAGGAACATTAGCAACCAGTTAAAGCATAACTGAAAACGAACATTTGCTAGTCCAGCAGTTCAACTCATAGTTCTTCACATTTAATGTAAGTCAAATCACACCAACATAAAGAAACAAGTAAATAAATCAAATCTAATAGACTAATAATCAAATGTAGAGAATCCAACATCAAGAAAGACTTTCTGCAACATGGTTCTAGCACAGGCGTAGCTTATTAACTTCTCAAAGTTTCAGAATTTCATATAAAACTGAGTAGCCAGGTA encodes the following:
- the LOC137711134 gene encoding uncharacterized protein: MHGRGGEERKRSWHMLTVPTRVSVADGSSSSSSSSPNSFFKDGRKISVGDCALFKPPQDSPPFIGIIRCVTTGRENKLKLGVNWLYRPAEIKLGKGILLDAALNEIFYSFHKDEIPAASLLHPCKVAFLPKGVDLPSGTSSFVCRRVYDITNNCLWWLTDQDYVNERQEEVDQLLYKTRVEMHATVQSGGRSPKPMNGPTAASQVKVESDGVQNSASSFSSLVKGKKRERGDQGSEPVKRERAMKMDDGDSGSFRQESTIKSEPVKRERTMKMDDGDSGSFRQESTIKSEPVKRERTMKMDDGDSGSFRQESTFKSELVKRERTMKMDDGDSGNFRQESTLKSEIAKITEKGGLLDSEGVKKLLQLMLPDENEKKVDLAGRLMLASVIAATDKFDCLSQFVVKGVPVFDEWIQEVGHKGKAGDGNGPKDSDKSIEEFLLVLLRALDKLPVNLNALQMCNIGKSVNHLRMHKNLEIQKKARSLVDTWKKRVEAEMDAKSNLNAAVSWSARPRLPEVSHGGNRHSGGSADVAVKSSVTQLSASKSASVKPVLGDSTKSASVSLGSLKSVPSPVSASSNLKDGLPRIVAVGVTVDLPSTTPRDEKSSSSSQSHNNSQSCSNDHARTGGMFGKEDARSSTAGSMNVKVSGGSSRPRKSANGFPGPTVSGVQRETVSSRRSSLHKNPAPEKSSQPELTSENVLDGPSAEGNGPKLIVKIPNRGRSPVQSGSGGSSEDPLNTICRAASPMQKVDAYRATVAADVNNESWQSNDFKDVLTGSDEGNGSPAAVTDEEHCRPGDNHKKIAEVPKAASSSSGNEKSGNLQDASFSSIHALIESCVKYSEGNASLSAGDELGMNLLASVAGEMSKSESPTDSPQRSTPVSEHLCKATDSRVKSPPVDELARDESLSIDGPDDEYEKHGVASTTYGAKNGVVKSSSSLPPEQSSVAEDTGNLCSSSRNFHQPAEPTPESQEKSMEVKLAPFTASPPSTVEKIMGGEGLPLQDKNVVGGASADGSSENKVSDVSSRVVVGKEAIEESSLHPEFDVDGKIETSSHEGSVHTEEKPSSLKRHSELGKGTCKEVLLSSGFHKGLISENVSELKAEKDDEKDGRSYCNQAENHRIDSESNGPATLKTENNDLTTPEGRALGGSNSAATDNTGEHVEENMKSKEANDQVVEPGITNVSPDIPMQEVEEYLRPKRSKLTNMEDEEAEECTSTTADASSVSAAGAADVDAKVEFDLNEGFNADDGKYGEPNNLTAPGCSTAHRLISPVPFAVSSVSSGLPASVTVPAAAKGPCVPPEDLLKSKGGEVGWRGSAATSAFRPAEPRKVQEIPLGTSISVPEPTPSKKGRPALDIDLNVPDERILEDMACQSSAQETCSLADTINNKTFAGDQSMSIAPVRSSGGLDLDLNQVDEASEKCNYPLSNSRRMDNQFLSIKSSGPVNGEVSLCRDFDLNNGPVVDELCAEPAVFSQHSRSSVPSQPPVSGFRMNNTDVGNFSSWFPSGSTYSAVAIPSIMSDHGEQPFPIVATGGPQRMLGPPSGSNPFNPDMYRAPVFSSSPAMTYPSTSFPYPVFPFGNNFPLPSAAFQGSSATYLDSSSAGRLFPAVRSQLLGPTGVVSSSYPRPYVVNLPDGSNNSSGESSKKWGRQGLDLNAGPGGPDLDGRDVTSPLVLRQLSVVSSQALAEDQARMFQMQGGTFKRKEPEGGWDGYRQSSWK